Proteins encoded by one window of Engraulis encrasicolus isolate BLACKSEA-1 chromosome 21, IST_EnEncr_1.0, whole genome shotgun sequence:
- the fbxo4 gene encoding F-box only protein 4 isoform X2 codes for MVVAAAEPRFAMFGPGLEQLEACLVLKLLNSPDILPVTGASQTQIRGIGSGITFAYGGLHKFSIFTLHSTNRAERERARLERVDVQNRLFTQREDEVTGRTELTIAPNLLEVCQTVEGFIFATNAETEHGGGSSEAKERDFAQIRAMLVGSGQTPPRPLLVLSCTSREAPECPRFPCLKVAQWLSLSQLPNPWMVQDTVVESLSGLLDGIQWLLRQTGTRL; via the exons ATGGTGGTTGCTGCGGCGGAGCCACGCTTCGCCATGTTCGGGCCGGGCTTGGAGCAGCTGGAGGCCTGCCTGGTGCTGAAGCTGCTCAACTCCCCCGACATCCTGCCCGTCACCGGGGCGTCCCAAACACAGATCCGTG GCATTGGATCAGGAATTACGTTTGCGTATGGTGGCCTGCACAAGTTCAGCATATTTACACTTCACTCCACTAACAG ggcggagagggagagagcccgCCTGGAGCGTGTGGATGTCCAGAACAGGCTGTTCACCcagagagaggatgaggtgaCGGGCAGGACCGAGCTCACCATCGCCCCCAACCTCCTGGAGGTCTGCCAGACCGTGGAGGGATTCATCTTCGCAACCAACGCCGAAACGGAACATGGCG GTGGATCCAGTGAGGCGAAGGAGAGGGACTTTGCCCAGATCAGGGCCATGCTAGTGGGATCAGGTCAGACGCCACCGCGGCCCCTACTGGTGCTGTCCTGTACCTCCAGAGAGGCGCCCGAGTGTCCCCGCTTCCCCTGCCTCAAGGTGGCGCAGTGGCTCAGTCTCAGCCAGCTGCCCAACCCCTggatg gtGCAGGACACGGTGGTGGAGAGCTTGTCGGGTCTTCTGGATGGCATTCAGTGGCTCCTCAGACAGACAGGAACAAGACTGTAG
- the fbxo4 gene encoding F-box only protein 4 isoform X1, which produces MAARKHNFENVVIGHLNSIKDRFFGVKRSKVAEEDDSSSTHGGELGSFDTLPVEIHFLIMTFLSPQDLCRLGGTSQYWRALIRDPSLWKYFLLRDMYLWSSVDHLSMPDMNSLETALSESASSESRDFMADYLRTCPACRSQWQQSGSRPATAHGTVTSFLKSMVVAAAEPRFAMFGPGLEQLEACLVLKLLNSPDILPVTGASQTQIRGIGSGITFAYGGLHKFSIFTLHSTNRAERERARLERVDVQNRLFTQREDEVTGRTELTIAPNLLEVCQTVEGFIFATNAETEHGGGSSEAKERDFAQIRAMLVGSGQTPPRPLLVLSCTSREAPECPRFPCLKVAQWLSLSQLPNPWMVQDTVVESLSGLLDGIQWLLRQTGTRL; this is translated from the exons ATGGCAGCAAGGAAACACAACTTTGAAAATGTGGTAATCGGACACCTGAACAGTATTAAGGATAGATTTTTTGGAGTGAAGCGTTCAAAGGTTGCTGAAGAAGATGACAGCAGTTCGACGCATGGAGGAGAATTGGGTAGTTTTGACACATTGCCG gtggAAATACACTTCCTCATCATGACATTCCTGTCCCCTCAAGACCTGTGCAGACTGGGAGGTACCAGTCAATACTGGCGAGCACTGATTCGAGATCCTTCTCTTTGGAAATATTTTCTGTTGCGAGACATGTACCTGTGGTCATCCGTTGACCACCTGTCCATGCCTGACATGAATAGTCTCGAGACAGCCCTGAGTGAAAGTGCAAGTTCTGAGAGTCGAGATTTTATGGCAGA CTACCTCAGAACGTGTCCAGCATGTCGCAGCCAGTGGCAGCAGTCCGGCAGCAGGCCGGCAACGGCACACGGGACGGTCACGTCCTTCTTGAAGTCCATGGTGGTTGCTGCGGCGGAGCCACGCTTCGCCATGTTCGGGCCGGGCTTGGAGCAGCTGGAGGCCTGCCTGGTGCTGAAGCTGCTCAACTCCCCCGACATCCTGCCCGTCACCGGGGCGTCCCAAACACAGATCCGTG GCATTGGATCAGGAATTACGTTTGCGTATGGTGGCCTGCACAAGTTCAGCATATTTACACTTCACTCCACTAACAG ggcggagagggagagagcccgCCTGGAGCGTGTGGATGTCCAGAACAGGCTGTTCACCcagagagaggatgaggtgaCGGGCAGGACCGAGCTCACCATCGCCCCCAACCTCCTGGAGGTCTGCCAGACCGTGGAGGGATTCATCTTCGCAACCAACGCCGAAACGGAACATGGCG GTGGATCCAGTGAGGCGAAGGAGAGGGACTTTGCCCAGATCAGGGCCATGCTAGTGGGATCAGGTCAGACGCCACCGCGGCCCCTACTGGTGCTGTCCTGTACCTCCAGAGAGGCGCCCGAGTGTCCCCGCTTCCCCTGCCTCAAGGTGGCGCAGTGGCTCAGTCTCAGCCAGCTGCCCAACCCCTggatg gtGCAGGACACGGTGGTGGAGAGCTTGTCGGGTCTTCTGGATGGCATTCAGTGGCTCCTCAGACAGACAGGAACAAGACTGTAG
- the rimoc1 gene encoding RAB7A-interacting MON1-CCZ1 complex subunit 1, with protein MADDYRRQGFELERRIFELDNKCASLRIEKPDDDYLQNAAAILDKLKNFYRQGGESGSLPKLLQDYTQVILDITFYEENKLVDQEFPEECSPFRIQELLQDLTEPEVLSGRLAPAQEVQSVLGLELLECLYWRRGALLYMYCHTLHQRKQWIKQNKATFLKCLQEGVRYLMRMLQVRNSVKLNDGVVFHDSTTANFLSEGIFSDTHLLTMMYIGEMCFWAVKYEDCNADSTERKEERLHFRDIGTQILHKYVSACEGPLQGQGWNTENAKEILSILQ; from the exons ATGGCCGACGACTACAGGCGACAGGGTTTTGAGCTAGAAAGAAGGATTTTTGAGTTGGACAACAAGTGTGCTAGCTTAAGGATAGAAAAGCCAG ATGATGACTATTTACAGAATGCAGCCGCTATTCTAGATAAGTTGAAAAACTTTTACAGACAAGGGGGTGAGAGCGGCAGTCTCCCAAAACTGCTACAGGATTACACACAG GTAATTCTTGACATCACCTTCTATGAGGAGAACAAGCTGGTGGACCAGGAGTTCCCAGAGGAGTGCTCCCCCTTCAGGATCCAGGAGCTACTGCAGGACCTGACGGAGCCAGAGGTGCTGTCTGGGAGACTAGCACCAGCACAGGAG GTGCAGTCTGTGCTGGGCCTGGAGCTGCTGGAGTGCCTGTACTGGCGGCGAGGGGCGCTGCTCTACATGTACTGCCACACCCTGCACCAGAGGAAGCAGTGGATCAAGCAAAACAAGGCCACCTTCCTCAAG TGTCTTCAAGAAGGTGTGCGGTACCTCATGAGGATGCTGCAAGTACGGAATTCAGTCAAACTGAACGACGGCGTAGTTTTCCATGACTCAACGACAGCTAATTTTCTGTCTGAAG GTATCTTCTCAGACACGCACCTGCTGACAATGATGTACATTGGCGAGATGTGCTTCTGGGCGGTGAAGTACGAGGACTGCAACGCGGACTCCACGGAGCGCAAGGAGGAGCGGCTCCACTTCCGCGACATCGGCACGCAGATCCTGCACAAATACGTGTCAGCGTGCGAGGGGCCCCTGCAAGGCCAGGGCTGGAACACGGAGAACGCCAAGGAGATCCTTAGCATCttacaataa